Genomic DNA from Macadamia integrifolia cultivar HAES 741 chromosome 6, SCU_Mint_v3, whole genome shotgun sequence:
GCACCCCTAACACCCTCTCCACTCACACCTATCATCTCCCGTGTGCATTCCACTCACACATTCTCATTCCCTATCTACTACTATTCCAGCGTTTATAGTTATCTAATTCCTTAGATTTTTTACCCTTCCAACTAGTCTCTTGTATACAAGCTATGCTAATTCTTATTCTCATTATATCTATCAATTCTAAATTCTTTACCATTAGAATTTGTATGTTCCAAGATGCTAATCTAACCCTACACTTTTGGACTAGCTTCTTTTCCTGCATTGGTTCATGGTGTGAGAACCCTTGCCTGCTTGTCACCGTAAATTGGATTCGATATGGTGCGTCGCATACAGGGGATCCCCTAGCTTACTCTTGTTCATTATTCACTAGACCCGGGCAGCATCTCGCTTTCGGGGGACACCTTAGCATAAGGTTGAAAATATAGTCCTATAATctatgcaaaagggtttggctaTTGTTTTTATGGTGCAGGCTGCTAACCTGATGCACCAATCCTCCTTTATCCGGGCTTGGGACCGGCAGGTTAAACACTGGGAAGTTCATATATCTTTCTCAGTAAAAGCGTTATTTATCAGGGAAAGAAAAACACCTTGAATCTGCATGGCCAAAGGAAGAACAAGTGAGCTGCAACAGATCAGTTTGGTCTTTGCATAATTTACTGATCTTTGCTTAATTTGTTTTGTTGCATACCCATAAGAAACCATTTGCTAGGCTGGTGCCTACGTGGaatagatttatttattatgttGTTAGTCAGCTACATAATTATCTAACCCCATCTAGAGTGGGTTTATTTATATTGTTATATTTGTGCTACACAATTATATAATCCCATTATAATTTAGTGACCCTCCTGTAGAAATTACTCTTAATGACCTCAGTATTACAACTATGGGATTGGCTCTGCTGGACCGCTAGCGAATGCTATCTTTCAAATTACTCCCCAAATTCAATGAGATTAAAACATGTTTCATGCCGATATACTGCTAAGCCCCATAACTCTTATGTAAAGATCACGAAGTCCCATTTGTGGGCCCTATGGCCACAAACAAGAAAAAGTTCCAAAAGCCTGTTGCAAGTTACTGGTCTACATCTTTGTTTAGTTGTCCCGTGAGCCGTGAtccttcattcctttccacaataaaaattaaaagaccATTGCCCttggaaataaaataattacatCAAGGGAGCCACATTACTGAAATGACATAATCATCCTTGAGAATATGCTCTCTACATTTACCTACAATTTGTTAGTAATGTCATTTTAATGCACGGTGACCGTCGTTTCAttggttcttctcttcttgggaGCCTAAATTTGGTCATCGAGTACATCCAACTAGAATGTGAGGTGAGAAGTGAGGATTGTTGCAAATCCAGTAAAATAGGTCATTGTCATTTGATGAGTTCTTTGTAGGACCACTGGCATGTCAACAAGGTATTCAGGTCAGTCTTCTTACTGATATAGTAAAAATGTGAATTCATCTCCACAAAACTCTGTTGCTTCTAGTTGTGGATTTGAACCATAAACTTATCTAATTTATTACTTTGAAGCCAGAAATTcataatctagtgaatgtgagATGGCAGGGATTCCAAGTTGCAAGATATCTTAGCAATATCTTACTTTTTTGCCCATGTGAATGCAGATGAGTGGGTCTAGAATGAAGGTTGCTGGCAGGTTCAAGCCTTGTGCACATATGGGATGTTTTGATCTTAACACTTTCGTTGAACTTAATCAACGTTCCAGGAAGGCAAGAAGTTCACCCTCttatgtttgtttattttatcttcatttaactatttgaaatattttacaAGATTTGTACTTTTGGCTGCAGTGGCAATGTCCCATTTGCCTCAAGAACTACTCATTGGAGAATCTCATCATAGACCCATATTTCAATCGCATTGCAACTATGGTATTGCTTATTCTTGACCGTCTGAATTCTGATTTGTTGTTTCTCATGatcttttaattatttaattcgGTGTGACAGATGCAAGATTGTGGAGAAGATGTTAATGAAATTGATGTAAGGCCTGATGGGTCGTGGcgtgtaaaaaatgaaaatgagcgTAGGGATCTTGCTCAATGGCACTTACCTGATGGCTCTCTATATGTTACTGAGGGAGACATGAAACCCTTGGAAATTTCAAAGCAGATCAAACAGGAGGGTGTTTCAGAAGGACATACTGGTCTGAAACTGGGTATAAGAAAGAACAGCAATGGACATTGGGAAGTTAGCAAACCTGAAGAAATCCGTGCCCTGTCCTCTGGAAATCAACTGCCAGATAAGTTGGAAAACCATGGCCCAAAAATCATGCCGATGAGCAGCAGTGCTACTGGAAGCTGTCGCGATGGTGATGATCCAAGTGTTAATCAGGAGGGTGGTGGACATTTTGATTTCTCTACCACAAATGACAATGAGTTagattctctctctttgaaTTTTGAGTCTACATTTGGAGTGCCCAACAGAATTCCTTCTGCAGTGAATGCAGATGTCATTGTTCTCAGTGATTCAgaggaagagaatgaaaatctGATTTCTAACGACACCACTTATGACCCTGTTCAAGTAGATCCCAGTGAAATTTGTTTTACTGTCCCCCCTCCTGGAGTTCCTGACTCATACCATGATCCAGCTATTGCCGCAGGTGGTAGTTCTTGCCTTGGTCTCTTCAATGGCAACGTCGATGATTTTGGGATGCCTCTGTGGCCACTGCCATCTGGTACTCAGGCAGGTTCTAGTTTCCAGCTGTTTGGTACTGATACAGATGTCTCAGAGACCTTAGTTGATGTGCAACGTACTTCTGTTACCTGTCCCACGCCAATGAATGGCTATGTGTTGCCTCCAGAGACAGCGGTCGGAACTGCTGCACATGTCTCAGCTGCTCTAGTCGGTCGGCCTGATCCTGTTATAAATGATGGCTTGGTTGATAACCCATTGGCGTTTGGGGGTGATGACCCTTCTCTGCAAATTTTCCTGCCCACTTGTCCAGCGGGTATCTCAGCGCAGTCTAACCTGAGAGATCAATCTGATATGTCAAATGGTATTCGTGGCACAGAAGACTGGATTTCTCTCAGGCTTGGAGGCAGCAGCGGAGGTGGGACTGCGGGTGGGGGTGGGACCCATGGTAACTCTGAATCCACAAATGGTTTGAATTCGAGAGACAAATTTTCATCAAAGGAGCGTAGGTTGGAATCTTTAGCGGATACTGGTATGTCCCCTTCCTTTCAAGTTCCAATTTTTTCGATTTCCTTACATGCATGTCAAAGGATTGAATTTGATTGTTGCAGCACTCCTCTAATTGTTAAGCTTGGGAGGCCTTGAGACTTTATATCAAATATGGGGTTTAGTCTACCTTCTAACAACTGACAGTTCACCTTGCTGTTTTTGTCccagaaagaaaagagagacacTACGGAGACCACTCTTGATCATTGGATTTGCAGATTCAGGATCATGGGTATCCTTGGGCCTCTttagagcatttttttttttttttggcttattgGATACTGAATGTAGTGACCTGGAGGTGGCCCTTGGATAATGCAGTCTCTGTAGCATTCCTCAATGTAAAAAGAGCACATAGATCAAACTTGTTCGCacttaataattaaaaaaatccacAAGTGCTCATAGAAATTTCtcgtactttttttttttggcgacTATGAGTGGGATTAAGATTGAAAGCTCGGTATCGTCTAACCATTTTAATTCCGGTATGATAGATCTCAAGTTGTCTCACTTTTCTGACAAGGGTGGTTGTTTATTTCCTTTTGCAGCTTCTTTGCTTCTGAGTATGAATGACAACAGGTCCGACAAGAGAACTATAGATAGGCAAAAGTCAGATAGCCCTTTCTCTTTCCCTCGCCAGCCACGGTCTGTAAGGCCAAGGTTGGATCTCTGTATAGACTTGGACTCGGAGTAAATTCCATTGGCAGTGAGATGGTTCTCTTTTGGAGATATACTGGAGAGAGTACCTTTTGATGTGCTAGTTGAAACGTCATTGATGATCATTGTATTTAAAAACTAAGAATGTCAGACATTTCCTTTGAAGATAGGGAGCTCTTATTGGCATGAAATCTCAATAACCACATGGTCAATGTTGCTGGTTACTGCTGCTTCAAAATTTGTCGGTACTCACATATACATTTCTCCCCTGGTGAGCCCTAATCTTCAGTTTTGTATTCTGCTTGGTTTTC
This window encodes:
- the LOC122081007 gene encoding E3 SUMO-protein ligase SIZ1-like isoform X3, whose protein sequence is MEGVPPVPPQFYCEICRISRADPFWLTLAHPLLPVKLTTSNIPADGTNPVQNVERTFQLARADRDLLLKPEYDVQAWCILLNDKVSFRMQWPQYADLQINGVPVRTTNRPVTQSLGANGRDDGPAITTCTREGINKVSLSGCDARIFCLGVRIVRRRTMQQVMNLIPKEQVGEQFEDSVARVRRCIGGGTATDNADSDSDLEVVADSITVNLRCPMSGSRMKVAGRFKPCAHMGCFDLNTFVELNQRSRKWQCPICLKNYSLENLIIDPYFNRIATMMQDCGEDVNEIDVRPDGSWRVKNENERRDLAQWHLPDGSLYVTEGDMKPLEISKQIKQEGVSEGHTGLKLGIRKNSNGHWEVSKPEEIRALSSGNQLPDKLENHGPKIMPMSSSATGSCRDGDDPSVNQEGGGHFDFSTTNDNELDSLSLNFESTFGVPNRIPSAVNADVIVLSDSEEENENLISNDTTYDPVQVDPSEICFTVPPPGVPDSYHDPAIAAGGSSCLGLFNGNVDDFGMPLWPLPSGTQAGSSFQLFGTDTDVSETLVDVQRTSVTCPTPMNGYVLPPETAVGTAAHVSAALVGRPDPVINDGLVDNPLAFGGDDPSLQIFLPTCPAGISAQSNLRDQSDMSNGIRGTEDWISLRLGGSSGGGTAGGGGTHGNSESTNGLNSRDKFSSKERRLESLADTASLLLSMNDNRSDKRTIDRQKSDSPFSFPRQPRSVRPRLDLCIDLDSE
- the LOC122081007 gene encoding E3 SUMO-protein ligase SIZ1-like isoform X1, with protein sequence MDLVSSCKDKLAYFRIKELKDVLTQLGLPKQGKKQDLVDKILSVISDDQVSKAYWAKRNPVGKDEVAKIIDDVYRLIPSALPARKMQIPGATDLASKGHSGSDVNNVKLKVEIDDSFQLEQKIRCPCGSSLATESMIQCEDSRCHVWQHISCVIIPEKPMEGVPPVPPQFYCEICRISRADPFWLTLAHPLLPVKLTTSNIPADGTNPVQNVERTFQLARADRDLLLKPEYDVQAWCILLNDKVSFRMQWPQYADLQINGVPVRTTNRPVTQSLGANGRDDGPAITTCTREGINKVSLSGCDARIFCLGVRIVRRRTMQQVMNLIPKEQVGEQFEDSVARVRRCIGGGTATDNADSDSDLEVVADSITVNLRCPMSGSRMKVAGRFKPCAHMGCFDLNTFVELNQRSRKWQCPICLKNYSLENLIIDPYFNRIATMMQDCGEDVNEIDVRPDGSWRVKNENERRDLAQWHLPDGSLYVTEGDMKPLEISKQIKQEGVSEGHTGLKLGIRKNSNGHWEVSKPEEIRALSSGNQLPDKLENHGPKIMPMSSSATGSCRDGDDPSVNQEGGGHFDFSTTNDNELDSLSLNFESTFGVPNRIPSAVNADVIVLSDSEEENENLISNDTTYDPVQVDPSEICFTVPPPGVPDSYHDPAIAAGGSSCLGLFNGNVDDFGMPLWPLPSGTQAGSSFQLFGTDTDVSETLVDVQRTSVTCPTPMNGYVLPPETAVGTAAHVSAALVGRPDPVINDGLVDNPLAFGGDDPSLQIFLPTCPAGISAQSNLRDQSDMSNGIRGTEDWISLRLGGSSGGGTAGGGGTHGNSESTNGLNSRDKFSSKERRLESLADTASLLLSMNDNRSDKRTIDRQKSDSPFSFPRQPRSVRPRLDLCIDLDSE
- the LOC122081007 gene encoding E3 SUMO-protein ligase SIZ1-like isoform X2, which translates into the protein MDLVSSCKDKLAYFRIKELKDVLTQLGLPKQGKKQDLVDKILSVISDDQVSKAYWAKRNPVGKDEVAKIIDDVYRKMQIPGATDLASKGHSGSDVNNVKLKVEIDDSFQLEQKIRCPCGSSLATESMIQCEDSRCHVWQHISCVIIPEKPMEGVPPVPPQFYCEICRISRADPFWLTLAHPLLPVKLTTSNIPADGTNPVQNVERTFQLARADRDLLLKPEYDVQAWCILLNDKVSFRMQWPQYADLQINGVPVRTTNRPVTQSLGANGRDDGPAITTCTREGINKVSLSGCDARIFCLGVRIVRRRTMQQVMNLIPKEQVGEQFEDSVARVRRCIGGGTATDNADSDSDLEVVADSITVNLRCPMSGSRMKVAGRFKPCAHMGCFDLNTFVELNQRSRKWQCPICLKNYSLENLIIDPYFNRIATMMQDCGEDVNEIDVRPDGSWRVKNENERRDLAQWHLPDGSLYVTEGDMKPLEISKQIKQEGVSEGHTGLKLGIRKNSNGHWEVSKPEEIRALSSGNQLPDKLENHGPKIMPMSSSATGSCRDGDDPSVNQEGGGHFDFSTTNDNELDSLSLNFESTFGVPNRIPSAVNADVIVLSDSEEENENLISNDTTYDPVQVDPSEICFTVPPPGVPDSYHDPAIAAGGSSCLGLFNGNVDDFGMPLWPLPSGTQAGSSFQLFGTDTDVSETLVDVQRTSVTCPTPMNGYVLPPETAVGTAAHVSAALVGRPDPVINDGLVDNPLAFGGDDPSLQIFLPTCPAGISAQSNLRDQSDMSNGIRGTEDWISLRLGGSSGGGTAGGGGTHGNSESTNGLNSRDKFSSKERRLESLADTASLLLSMNDNRSDKRTIDRQKSDSPFSFPRQPRSVRPRLDLCIDLDSE